In Candidatus Eisenbacteria bacterium, one genomic interval encodes:
- a CDS encoding outer membrane beta-barrel protein — translation MMTRYVPRTNRKGGACMRNDRYGTRRQTWLLGLGSVLLGAALFLGAAPASALEVIPSVGLTRSVDSDDTESLLGLAVRAPIAGDVVKTELGVQYREESLYGGDLELRQWPITASLWLSPISSLYAGAGVGWYQTTFDYEDELDLDDNTEQEFGVHVGGGLKIPVFPSAALDLQGRYVFMQDQESQLIPESFDPDFWSLSLGLAIGGGSR, via the coding sequence ATGATGACTCGGTACGTACCACGTACAAACCGAAAGGGAGGTGCTTGTATGAGGAACGATCGTTACGGAACTCGTCGGCAGACCTGGCTTCTCGGGCTCGGCTCCGTGCTTCTTGGCGCCGCTCTCTTTCTGGGCGCGGCACCGGCTTCGGCACTGGAAGTGATCCCCTCGGTCGGACTGACGCGTTCCGTCGATAGTGACGACACGGAGTCCCTCCTTGGGCTTGCCGTACGCGCGCCGATCGCCGGCGATGTCGTGAAGACCGAACTCGGCGTGCAGTACCGGGAGGAGTCCCTCTATGGAGGCGACCTCGAGCTTCGCCAGTGGCCGATCACGGCTTCACTGTGGCTCTCCCCGATTTCCTCTCTCTACGCGGGAGCGGGAGTCGGCTGGTATCAAACGACCTTCGACTACGAGGACGAGCTCGACCTGGACGACAACACCGAGCAGGAGTTCGGCGTCCACGTCGGCGGCGGACTCAAGATACCCGTGTTCCCCAGCGCGGCGCTGGATCTCCAGGGCCGATACGTTTTCATGCAGGACCAGGAGAGCCAGCTAATTCCTGAGTCCTTTGATCCCGACTTCTGGAGCCTTTCGCTCGGTCTCGCGATCGGCGGCGGCTCCAGGTAG